The genomic segment CAgcatcaaaacatttttattttatatctctatCCCACTCAGTCTCCTTTTACAGAAGATATTTGATataggtttctttcttttagtcTGATATGGGAAAGAGGTGCCAATACTTCTACTTACAgttaacttgatttaaaaaattatatgctcCCTAAAGAAAGTATAATAGAGCAACTTGTTTTTCATTGTTGGTATTCTATGTAATGTGatctgcaggattttttttttcaattttataactttatttgatGTATTTGATGATCAGCGATTAGTTCTCATCCATATTGACTGTCTGTAGATTTTTGAAAGTGGTAACAGGTACATAGGTAACCAAAGTATAGCGCTTATTTGGTGAATCTTCATCCTCATTACGTTTTCTGGACAGCTGCACACGGATTCGGTATGGGACATTCCTTATTCCTTTGGCCCAGACAGCTTTGTTGAGCCTGGTATCAATGCGCACATCTGGAGTTCCCATCTCCTTCATGGCAAATTTCCGAATCTCTTTGAGTGCCCGAGGGGCACGCTTCTTGAAGCCCACTCCATGGACGCGCTTGTGAATGTTGATGGTGTATTCTCGGGTCACCACCTCGTTGATGGCAGAACGGCCCTTTTTCTTCTCGCCACCCTTCTTTGCGGGAGCCATTCTGCTGGGTCCAATTTGGAAAGGAATGATCTGCAGGATTTTGATTAGGTAAGTTCCAGCTTCCTTCACATCACATAAAAGGGTCTGTTGGTAGATCATCTACATTATCctaccatttttatttatcatattgatatttttgttatgtAGCTATCATCTTAGGAAACATTTTACTTTcacttttgacattttaaaaatctgattccattacattttattaagtaacaaaatctgttcttttgtctttgtagaacaaattagacatttttataaagacaattctcatttgctttctttgcttttccaatAACTATGTTTGTCACTTAACACTGGTGACGTGCCTGACTTGGGCTTGAGTTTCTCCTTCCACATTTTGCATAATACTTTTGAGTTTTCCATCTGGTAGATTTATCTGACATCTATCATAGTGGCCTCCTGACAGCACCTTTACAATACTATTACTGTAAAACTcgattatatatactttatatccTATCATTCTCACAACTACAACAATCTTCTAAAAATTTGACTTTCTAGCCTCAGCATAGATACTCTGGATCCTGATGGAAAACACTATAATTGTTGTGTCAACTAGAACATACATAAGATTGTCATCAACTCTGTAGCTATAAGACAACTCATATTGATcggacattttctttcctctaccaTCTCCCTAGTTTCTCAAATCTTTCTGAAACCTACACACGGTGACTAGCATTATTGTTTACAACCTCTTGGAGGCATAGAAAGAGTAAGTGGCTCACGAATCACTCAGCAAACCTGGAACTCATCAATTCTCCTGTGTTCTAAACAAAAAGTCTTAACTGTACTATCTTTATACTACCACACCTCATATGAGACAAGTCATGCTTCATGTATGAGAATAAATTTCAGTTCCTAAGACACTCATACCTTCTCAAAACTACATGCCCTACAATTACAACTCCAGCAAAGCAATATCTTTAAGTCTCTGCTCAAAGTCTGCCAACGGGGCCAcgtttatttttcagattattaCTTTAACTCCTTACATCATCTTCCTACCTCTACCTTAACTTGTTTGTTGACTACTTTTACCCTCACACAATCTGTCACTCCACTGGCTTCCTTGATGTTCCTTAAACATGCCAGGCATAGTCCAACCTCAAGGCCATTGTACGGGCTGTTTTCTCTGGATCatttgttttcaagattttttgtCTTAAGatattcaaatgtcaccttctcaatgaAGCCAACCTTGactatttcctttaaaatcatATCTCTTCTCCCACTTCAATTCTCCATATGTTCCTTTTGTTCATAGCACATGTCATATTTAATATGCtgttatttgcttatttcttaTGCTTGTTACGCATCATCTGTTTCTTTCAACTAGAAGGTAAGCTTCTCAATTGTAGGaattgtctgttttgtttgttgctATATCCACAGCACAATAAATATcagttgaattaatgaatatacATTCTGCCAGTCTCTCTATAGGTTTGCAGACACCAACTATCCCTTCAAATTAGGCATTAGGATGTTGTCTGTCTTTCCTAACGGAGAAGGTTAATAATCCTGGGGCTCCCTCAAAGAAAAGGTGGCAGAACAATAGGCTCACTTTTGCAACTGGAGGGAAATCCAATTTAAAAACCCACCATATTCTAGAATAGAATatagtttgattaaaaaaaaattgaaagtaatttaaaagcCTCCTGGTCAGCATTACTTTGATCAGCTGATATGTCTATATAATGTAGCTCTTCTTTTCAGCtttgaaattgtaaaatattcttCCCTGGCTACAAGTCTGAGAAAAATAGTATCTAATTGCTATTTCTCTTTAGAGTGATCAAGCTACAGGGAAATTCACTTGTAGCATTCTACTTTTACATTTCTCTATAACTAGAAATGTTTTTAACTTATAGGGCTATTTTACAAATGTCTAACATTCTATCattagatatattaatatatatgtctATTCATTTGGTATATGTGCAtgcgtgtctgtgtgtttttGGTGAATTTGTGATTTAAAACCCTAGTGTTTGTTTCAGTGCCTGGGAGAATGTTTTAATTGTTTTCCTCCTAAAAGGATGCAAACTGTGTTCAGAGAGGTGGTGCCTCACTTCTTGTACAAGATGCAGTGTTCAAGGTCTACCAACCATTATAGAATAAGATTTCTAATCAACCTGGAGAGTGATTACTTCACAGCAGGTGGGATATATTTTAAGgcctctttgcttcttttttttttggagttgaaTAAGAGTGGATAAAAAAAGATGGTCCCTTAGGTGTTATCTGAACAAGCTCAATCTAATAGAGTTctcccttttatcattttatttccttaaaatgttgGCTGGACACAAAGGGAACTTCATTTGGTGTAGATTGCCTAGAGAAGATGCTAATTGAAGACAGTGGTATTGTGTAACAATTCACTGGCTCTGTCAGCGGTTCAGTTGTTGCTTTACTTGGAAAATTAGAAATGGGAAGGTTGGTTTTTGGATAAGCACTGGAACTTTTCAGGATTTGTGTTGAGCACTGAAAATGAAAGCAAGGAAGTCAAAGAATAAGAAGAGGACGAAAGACACAGACATATCTCAGGAAAACAATCTGGTTACAAGAAGTGACTTGCTAATTTTCTGAGTACTACCTTTGTGTTCTTCCTGAAGTCTATTATCAAGTAAACAAAATGGGAACTGACTCATTCTGGtgttgaaaggacacaaagagagatgtgtacccgccccccacccgctacacccttgttctgctctctaatctttgcacataccagagatttcgtaagttctgtgagtacctggttttctgcacgtaccagagattttgttttgcacataccagagattttgtaagttctgaggcaatgtcacaagacgtgtttaagtaagataaactcttgctgccataaacctgctctcccgcctcaaagtttgaaccaaaatatcagaaatggcaggaaccaatcatagttagccaaatcgccttgttcaaacactagccaatcatatatctgatttgtataataactctatgcccacttttcttagactatataacattgttcggagctgagtgggggagctctcctgcccgtctcgtttcacgagcgagggagagttccaggttcgaacctgtaataaagatccttgctgcttagctttgactctggactctggtggtcttcttcggggaataaacggtctgggcataacaaatgggggctcgtccgggatttcccccaagcccaccagaccctctctcttcccttctctctctcttcctcctgttacAGACCACAGGCTCTTGGTCAcactccttctctttttcttttgtaagctAACAAGAAAATTGACTTTATTTCAAGATGTAGAGTCAAGTGGAGTAACAGCACTCTCTGAGATAAGCATTAGGTGTTCTTTCAAGCTCTTTCACAGTACATCTCATTTTCTTGAAAAGTCAGGTTAAATTAGCTAAATAACAATAAGAGGAATGCCCTCAGTTTGAAAGTCAATTGTAGTGATTCTGAAGCATTTTTACAATGGTAGTGAATTAGGAGAGATGTTGGATTTACTCCCTAAAACATGAGACTGTTTTTACAAAGTAAACTTTGTAAAAGTCTGGTGTGCTGGGCTAACAAATATACCTTCTTGTGAGTTTCTACATGAGCAATGTGAGATGACCATACTCAGGGGTTAGGTGGAGGGAGGGCATTAGAAAGGCTTGAGAGAGGGCAATCTTTTCTCTATGGTGCCTGAAAACAAACACGATTCTTTGTTTTTGAGTAAGGACTGACAGAGCTGTTTTGTAGAGGTTCAGATAGTAGACATTTTAGGCTTTACTGGTCTTATTACTAGAGGTGGTGAATATCTGAGTTACTAGCAGCGAATCTGTaagggtctgcagcaacctcaattcttgcctcctcagaagaaagaatttgactgtggggtataaggcagaaaaagagatgGAGCCAAGTTTTAGAGTagaagtgaaagtttattaaaaagctttagagcaggaatgaaaagaaagtagagtacacttggaagagggccaagcaggcatCTCAGAGTACAAGCGTGgggtttgacctttgacttggggtttgaTATGCTGGCATACTTCCAGAGTCTTGCATCCCATTTCCCTTGATTATTCCCTTAGCGTGAACTGCTCgcatgtgtggtggtgggctagcccttgggaggtgagcatgcacagtgtgtttaatGGAGTCGTATGCATGCTCACCTGAGCCATTCTCCTCTTTTCCAGTGGAATGCCCCTAGAAgctcatataccagttaaactttGCCATTTTGCTGCTTAATGGCATGCTCGAGCCCACTTGCCCAATTCCTGAGATCTTACTGGTGAGAGaaaggactagctggatttcctaggccaactaagtATCCCCAAGTCTACCTGGGAAGGTGACTACATCCACCTTTAAATaaggggcttgcaacttagctcacacccgaccaatcaggtagGAAGGATAGCTCGCTAAAATGCCAATTTGGCAAAAACAGGaagtaaagaaatagccaatcatctattgcctgagaacacagcgggagggacaatgatcaggatataaacccaggcattcgagccaACAGCGGCAActccctttgggtcccctccctttgtatgggggCTGTGTTTTCAcgctattaaatcttgcaactgtaCTCTTCTGGTCGGTGTTTGTTAGGGCTCTAGCTGAGCTTTCGCTCcccgtccaccactgctgtttgcctcTGTGGCAGACCGtcgctgacttccatccctctgtATCTGGCAGGGTGTCCACTGTGCTCCTGACCCAGTAAGGCACCTGTTGCTGCTTCCGATTGGGCTAAAGgctcgccattgttcctgcatgccTAAGTGCCCGGGTTTGTCCTAATgaagctgaacactagtcactgggttccacagtTCTCGTCcgtgacccatggcttctaatagagctataacactcactggcatggcccaagattccattccttggaatccatgaggccaagaaccttgggtcagagaacacgaggcttgccaccatcttggaagtggcctgctgccatcttgggagctctgtgAGCAAAGACCCCCGTAACACTGGGAAGTTgttgatcaccagtttcaggtgttttgaTCCATTGGGGAGACTGCCATTCCTTGATGGTGGCTGTGaccaaatttatttgaaatatcaatctgaaaaaagaaacaaaaattaatatagtACTTTGTTAATGtaagtagagagtttatttgggccaagttTGAGGACTGCAACCCATGAGacatagattcaagttgccctgaatatatATGCTTGATAGTGTAGTTACAAGTGACTTTTTAGGGAAAAACGTTTTAAAGTTGATGTAAGCTTTTGACTGTTGTATTGGCTTGTgaacccaaaagtatctgagacaggtctcaatcaattttgaaagtttattttgccaatgtTAAGAATGTGCCCATAACACAGTCTCAGAAGGACCTAATGTcatatgcccaaggtggtcagggtacagcttgcctttttttttgtttcttgagacagagtctcactctgtcacccaggctggagtgcagtggtgcaatctcagctcactgcaacctccgtctcccaggttcaagcgattctcctgcctcagcttcccaagtagctgggactacaggcacgcaccaccacacccagctaatttttgtatttttagtagagacgaggtttcaccatgttgaccgggatggtctcgatctcttgaccttgtgatccacccacgttggcctcccaaagtgctgggattaaaggtgtgagctactgcacccagccagcttggttttatacattttagggagccAGAATacatcaatacatgtaagatttacattggttACATATGGAAAGGCAAGACAACTTGAAATGAAGGGGCTTCCTGTTCATaggtaaatttcaaaattttctcattggcaattggttgaagtCAATAGAAAGGAACATCTGGGTTATGATGATAATGGGTTGCGgtagttttatcatgcagatgaagcctccgggtagcaggcttcagagagaattgATTGTAcatatttcttatcagacttaagatctgtgttgatgttaatgctggtcgGCTTTTTCGGATTCCAAAAAGAAAGACGGTATAATGAGGCAATACAGCAATAGGTTTGGATAAAAGGGATATGATTTAATGGTAATGAACGGGGATTCTTAAGAAGCCCCGTTTGTTTTGATTATTCTGTTTCCCTACATCTTCAGAGATGAGGATGCTCCTTTCCTACAGATGTAGAACAGGTACCTCTAAGGGTCTTACTATCTGTTTCAAGTGAAGGTCAGAAAATCCTTCCTAGATTTTGTGACCTGCTTCAGAGGTCCCCTTCTTCCCTTGAAGGTGAGAGTAATCTTTCTGCTTCTGCTATTTTCTCAAATGTCACAGTGCCATAGTTTGGGATAGTACATCCTGAAACTCATCACTTTCAATAGAACATTTGATGTTCActtgattttttgtttcatgtaattCTCATATATCAtgaaatactcatttttaaaaaattattcaaaaatgcacaaaccattcttagcttgtgGACTCTATAAAACCCAAAATTTAGACAACACACCATGGTTTGCTGACCCTTGTTTTAAAGCTACAAACTGATATATGCCAAGGCTAGTGAATTTTATCAACACACTTTTACACTCTGTCTAAAGTGGATTTTAAGTTTTAGAAACatcaaatttattaaaatatttgatttatactATGTGTAACAGGCATTATGGCTAGACTATAAGTAAATGTGATCCTAATCCCAAAGGATTTATCAGTCTCTAGTAGGAGACAGATACCTAAACAATTAAATATAATTCTAAACTGTAACAAAAGTAAGTATAAAGTATATGTAGAAACTTAGATTCAAGAGTGATTAATTTTACCTGAGAAGAATGGAGGACTCAGGAGACACTTCAGAGTTAATTGAGCAGGACCTTGTAGGACTGGAGTATGAATGAATGATTTCTGCCCACTAGACTGATTTGTTTACAGCTGTAGTTTCTAATATTCCATAGTTAAGGCAGTATTTGGAGCTTTAATATTAGTTTCAATTTATCTGCAATAATTAGATTGTTTTTCTTGGTGTAGATTTTATAGAATAAGCTATATTTTCCTGCCCAAATAGGATACAACACCAAAACCTTCCTGAAACCAGATCAAATGTTAACTCTCCTTGACAGAAATCAATCAGAACATCAGATGGGTAATTGTTTATATTCTGAAAAACAGCATAAACTATAATGGAAAGAATACAAAAGCTATAAACGAAATTGCAGAGGCAGTTTcttcattcagtcatttattcattcaaatatttactgtgaTAAATGCCTAATAGGTGCCAGTGATGATTCTGGATGATGGAGATACAGTagtgaatataaaaatttattgagtatgTTCTAGGATAAGACCAATAATATTATCAAAAtactaagaaagaataaaaggtgCTCtgagaattaataaataataataaccaccATGGAAACAGGATAGAGATGAGCTAGAAGCAGAACATCTTTGATAAGAGAGCCAGAGAAGCCTTTGTTGAGATGATATTTCATCTGAGACTTCAATGGATTTAACAACTCAGCTATGAGCAAACTTGGGGCCAGAGAATTGAGCCAAGATAATATTAGATTGAAGGGAAGGTGCTTGATAGTATTTTCCATAAACAGGAAGAGGACCTGATTAGAGAAATACATTTACTGAAAGATGGTTATAAACTGAAGTGGAAGATAATATTAATCTTTAATGGTATATTAGGTAGTTTTGATGTTATTCTCATTGCTTTGGGAATCTATTGAAGTGTTTCATGCAGTAAACTGATatctgatttataattttaaaaatctgccattgtgtagaaaatgaaatgtagtggaacaaaagcaaaagtcTCTTGCAGGTGACAGTTACTTCCCATTACAGTGAAAATGCCTTATACCAATTGTCTGCAGTAAGAATGGTAATAATTTTTATGCTTGTAAATCATTCTAagtgttttcttgaatttttgaATAGACAGAATTGGCCAACTTACAAAGAATAAATGTGCTTATTGGCACATGAACCAATTTGTACATATGGGCCATTAACATTTATAAGAAGATGGGCTTACATCTATCATAACTAAAACCTCACTGCAATGTTTATTGAAGTATGTTACCAAGATTCTGGTCAGTGTCTGATTTTTAAGATATTTGttgtatatcttctttcaaaagcaattttGCTAAAGAGCGATATATTCCCACCCTTAAGAGTGTggtctgcttttttaaaaaaaccatctTAAAGAATTAAGTTTTCACAAATTTAGTGTAATCTATCTGAATGTTCTGCTTTTGTCCATGTTGCTGGCTAATGCCCTGATTCTTTTCTTGATGAATGAAACATTTAGCTGGCCAGCTGGTCCATTTACAGTAGCATCTTTCGCTATGATGGGTGTCATTTCCATGCTCTCTCACCACAATTAAAGTTGTTTCGACAGTCCTCTTTAGCCATGTTCAGGTTTTTTCATAAGCCCTGCTCTTACAATCTCTACTAGCTTTTCAGTGCGTTGTGTGGTCAGTAAATGCTTGAATCAATGATTCCAGAAATTATCTAATAATAGCTAATATGTGTGGTATGCTTATTAAAAGTCTAACAACAACCTCTTGAGGGAATTACTCTTATTTTCCATccttatggatgaggaaactgaggctcagaaatgtaaataactttcccaaagtcTCACAACTAGTAAACTGATGGAACAGATACCTGCCCCTGTCTACCTCTTTGGCCACACCTTCAGTTATATTCCCTTTAGACTTGAGGCTTCCTCAGAACTAGGCCATGCGAAGTTCCCTGAACACACCTCTGGTTCACACTTCTGTGCATGCAACCTGTGCAGTTGCACAGATCTCACATATATGAGAGCCTTGTGCTTGATTGAATGCTGTGCTATAGTGATCTGGAAGTACTTAATAGTTTTATCTTTGAACATATGTTTTAATAATGAAGTTCAAAAGAACAAAGGGTCATGAGCAGGGAGGATAAATATGTATGTCCAACTTTGCTTGCAACTCTATTTGTCTACAGGGCAAATAAATACTTTCCTATATTAGCTAACCACATTGGCTAAAAATTATGAtgcagaagaaaagggaaatataGGGCCccataattcctttttctttctatcttttcatttagCCTGAATACAGTGTTGGTAGAATGTGTGTGTatcaagaagtaaaataaaaacagatgagtTAGGTTTTTGCAACCTTTCCATTCTTCTGATAAGAGTACAGAAGATATATGCACATATgatttaagaaatacaaattttgtaATTCAGGGACCCCCTACATGAGTTAAATGCTCTTACATGTACATTTAAAACCGGTATTGCCATAAAGATGAGTGATAtaactcataatttaaaaatttttttttgcttagaacaacattaaataacaaataaaccCCCTGGCAAGTTGAGGGAAGGaccctgaaagaaaaaaaaagctctgtgCTTTATGTAATGTTCCTATATTGTGTTTGCCTTTCTATCTTTCCTACTAACTATAATGTGCTTATAGATAATGTGTTTCCCAGTCgtcaattatttattcatttaaaaatacaactgagtgtctgctctgtgccagtcagtaagctttatttatttattttcattcccaGGAATAAGCAATGTGAAAAGAAACAGacgataaataaatattttgcaggCAACCAAATGGATGAAGTAAATAGGAGTCATAAATGTAGCTGAGTGAAATCTAATCATTATCATGGCCTTGAGTGGAAAGAATAcacttaaaatacagaaatatattcatCCATAATGATTTTTATCAGTTTATCTGTACTTTTCAATTCACTGTCAGAGACTTCAAAGAGGTTTCTGGATGAGTTACCTCAGAGTTACCCATGAGTCATCAAGTGGCAAACTTGGAAGAGTGATGGTAGAATCTTGGATGACCATGTCTGCTAGCAGAGAGGGAAGCACTTTCTGTCTTTCACCTCCACTGAGCTCGATATGGGCAAAGGGCTAATGAGAGCAAAACACCCAAAAAGTTATTaatgagtaagaaggggagcaaaattgttattttaaaatgtccttaaaaAATCCCGGAGCAAAACATCAGGCAGTGGAACACGGCTTGAAATGCTGTGATGGAGAACAACAGTAGATGTAGTAAGCCATATGCATGATCAGAACAgggacattttgtttttgtttttcagatcaAAGTGTCTAACAGTGGATGTAAAATAGATGTAATGTCTGTGTCCAACAGACATGATGTGGTTTTGAATTTAGGCACTGTAATTATAACCCAGAAGACTCTCTAAGAGTCTTCACGGGAAAATCATCACAGGAAGAAGAGAACAAGTTGCAGCAAAAGTTATAGTGGGGTAGCTGGTGAGTCTACAGTGATGCCGATGCCTGACTGGGGAATCTCTCGTGTGTATTGCTAGAATGTTTACCTGTATCCTGATGTCAAAGGAGTTAACAAAGAGCTTTGAATGGGATAATTAAAGGATTATCTGAGCAAAATGACAGAATTATGAGGTACAGTTTTAGAACTGAAGGAATTGAGATGAGCCAAGTAGATATTTTAGGAGGAACATTTTAATCAGAGGGAACAGTAAGTACAGTTCAGAAACTGCAAAGTGGACCAAGTGGTTGAAATGGGGTGAGTGAAGGTGAGATTTGTAGGCGATAAAAATCATGAAGGTAAATCCAGAGGAATCTGATCTGAGAGGGGCTCATAAATTGGGGGTGgaactttgatttttattctaattGCAATGGGAAACCATTGAAGTGCTTTGAATGAATTAAAGAAGGATAGATTTGGTTGCTTGGTATAGACTTAAAAGTAGAAGCAGAGAGTTCGGTGAGATGGTGGGACGTAACCCAACAGAGATGTCATCTAGTCCATTGTACATGATTTGAATTGGAGATGAAACTATGGGCAAAAGGAGACCAATTAGAgaattttacaagaaaagaacGCACACAAACATCCAACAGAAAGATAATGTATTATGAATCTCTTAGATACAAGACTGGATTCAGTACTAAAATTATAATCTCCATCGTAATCCTACAGGGGAAGTTAAGTAGTCCCCTATTACAGAATAGGAACATTGTGATGTAGGGAGGTTAAAGACTGTAACATGGTGGATTTGTTATTCTAAAACCTTCTATCATGACACCTAATTACTGCATCAACAATCAAAGAAAGTGGCAATTATGCTCCTCCAGCTGGGAATAAATTGACAACGAAAAAGTACGAACACCTCAAAAGTTTTGGAAATTCTCATCCATTCTCATGGGAATATCGTCGGGGGTGAGGGGTATAAATCTATGCATGGGTACATGGAACAAAGATACTCCTGTATTTCCCTATAAATTTCCCCTGACTGAAGTTGGCACTTTTCAACTTCTTAATAGCTCTATGCTTTCAAGAATAGATTAATTATGGGTTtagacaacaaacaaacaaatataaaggGCATAGCATGGATTATGTGGCTCCAAATTAGGTCTTTTATCTCTTTATAGAACTCTTCCCATTTTATAATTGGATATTTATTGTACTACTTGCTTAAGTTCTTTAAGGACAGGGACTTTGCTTTAACTACAGTTACAACCCTAATTTGTAGTACagtatttgatatattttcagtACTAATGTGATATTCATTGAATGAAGTAACAGAAGACTATGACAAAATTCACTTGGGTTTCATGAGGTAGCCTGACTTTACCTTTCTTTGGTATTGTCCTTCCTTGTGAAAGAAATTCACATATGGATCCCTTCCCAATATTTTACTATTAAACTCAGACCAACgacaagaagaaaactgaaagtgcATTTTGAGGACTATGAAGGATAATCTTTCTAGAAACAAATGTAATAAGCTCTTTATgcatattcctttttattctttaagtaAATATTAAACTGGCACCATAAGCTTGAGCTCATTTCTATATTCCCCTTACATAAAAGAAGTGAAGCACCATGAGCTTGACCTCTCC from the Macaca thibetana thibetana isolate TM-01 chromosome 11, ASM2454274v1, whole genome shotgun sequence genome contains:
- the LOC126931270 gene encoding 60S ribosomal protein L31-like, with translation MAPAKKGGEKKKGRSAINEVVTREYTINIHKRVHGVGFKKRAPRALKEIRKFAMKEMGTPDVRIDTRLNKAVWAKGIRNVPYRIRVQLSRKRNEDEDSPNKRYTLVTYVPVTTFKNLQTVNMDEN